One Sparus aurata chromosome 23, fSpaAur1.1, whole genome shotgun sequence genomic window, GCTAGTATTTGTATTACGTCCACATTGACGTTAGTTTAACCAATTTCATGCTGTAGTTCCCAGGTGTGTCCACAAGAGGGCAGTGAACAGTTGTAATTCTGGACACCAAATCAGGCTGACCATCCATTCTGAGTAAATATTTGAGGTTAATAAGAGGTAACTGTTCACTCGAATGGATTACATTGTTATTGCTCGGTATCGCATATCTTTTGAGCGTGTGGCGTTTACAGTAACATATATTAACAAGTGAGGAAGTCGCCATTGTCTCTCGGCTTTACGAACAAGCTAACCCATGCTCGTGCTGAACATGCTAGCTCTCTTCGTCAGCCACATAACTTTCAACTGTCATATAACACAGTAACTGTACGCATGAAAGCAACACAAAAAGATAGGATAATTGGTggaaatatttgtattataacTCCAAAGTAACTCGCACATTTAGTAACTGTGAACACCAAAGAGCACTATATTTCGGTGAAGCGCGTTTCCGTGATtaagtttttattatttttgaaagaaTTCCCTGGAAGTTGTAGTATTGTATTCGTTCTGCATTGACGTTAGCTTGATCACGCTAGCTCTTTCACCACTAGCCACGTTAACTTTTAACTATCGTATAACTTTTAGCTATCATTAAAGTAGGTAATTCATTTCATAGATAAAACTACGGTGAATTTCTTGTTCTGTCATAGAGATGAATTACATCATCACTGTTAAATATCGCATATTGCGGGAAAAAgtgttaattaataattaagaTATTGATTAATATAGTAATATAATAAGTATTGATGCAAATGGCTACGTTGACGTGGAGGTGAGATAATGAAATTCAAACAAATCCAGAGTGACAAAGTCAGTGTTAGGACCAAAATACCGCACAGCAGGTCCTGATTAATATTGTGGCGAGCTTCCCAATAAGAAATTCTTATCTCATGCAACTTCCGCTGCAGAGCTCCGGGACCGCAAAAGCTAACTTTTGTACGTTTGATGAATGCCATTACCCTCTATATCATATTCGGCCATGGTGGCTCAATGTTACACTTCTGTTTATGCAAATTTAACACTCACATCTTTAGAACATAACAGGACACAACCACAGCACTTagaaaatcaacagaaaataataaaacgAAACATATGTGAACAATAACAGTCTCGTAAGTATTTGACATTACACTCCCATGAGTCATTGCGCCACCTAGCGCTCACTGTCCGTAACTAGCACACCTCCAGTCACTACAATACGTCCATGTAGTTCCTCACTGTGGCCacggggggaggggggggggggggcgttaaAGATCCATGATTCTACTAACACGTTTGACAACGTCAACATAGACATTGCCACACTTAATGTTCCTTCACACTCAGTCCACAAATTTTCAGTAGTAATAATTCTGATAACTATATTTATGATTAATATTTATGTATCATTTACATCACTTGTAAATctcgcctgaaaacacacttattacGAGTGGCTTACTCCGTATCAGACTAATCATCACACTCTTGCCTATTCTCTATTTCCCTCTATcgcactattctcaccccggaagctcaaccctgcctaaccaGGCCCGACTGACTTCGAGTATGTTGAGGactgtgattattattattattgtgatgatgatgatgattattattattattattattattattattattattatgtgcGTACACTTGATTAATCATCATTCATAATCTGTTATGATTCAAAGTTGAGATAGAaatttataaaaagaaataaaagaaagagatgTTATTTTTCCTCAAGTTTTTTAAGGGTGTGCGTCTTGCTGTGGCTACCTGCCTCTGAAAAACACTACAAATACAACACAGGGGCACATGATATTCCGCTAGACACGACAGGGCGTTTTTCCCAGTGGGTTTAATGTGGTGTAATGTGATGTAGTTCCTCCTTGTCACCACAAGAGGGCAGAGTGCACTCATGATTCTGAGTACATTCAAGCTTCAGACGATTACTGGAAATTTAATGAAAGtaaacttttttatttactcaGTTATTCCTTCATGTATTAATGTCGCAATCACATTAATTATGAAATCTTCATTGATACTCCGATTGAGTTATGAACGACGTTACTGTGGCATTACAGTTCCTCCCTGCGACCACAGGAGGGCAGTGCATCCATATATCCACAAGTCAAACCGCCAGCAGTAACACAATGCTGAACATCCGGCAAataccttcaaaataaaagtaacgtCAATCCACTGTTTAATATgtctggttagggttagataaTATAACAGTATTCTTGTCGTACCTATGAATATCTTCTTTAGAAAAGTCTTTGTAATATCCACTGAAAATGTAGAATGTAATCATTCAGTCAAAACAAGTCGCGTTTTGAACGTGCTACGTGGGTTTCGGGTGTTTCTGGAAACCACTGATGACTTATTCACAAGTTCCCAGTAAATGTCTTTTGAATGTGTTTCGTTTTAGATATATGAATATATACCTATATGTATTTAATTGCTTTGGTAACACGACTACGTAATGTTTCATTACTTACTTCTCTTGTAGTTTTACTTGTGGTCTTTGGGAGACGCGCACCAACACTAGACTAACCACAACATTACTCTGTTTGAGCTGAAGCTGTTTgagcaatttctttttttaactgtttaaaAATTTGACTTTTCATAGCAAAAGGTGGTCTACAGAGATACAAAAAGAGTGAAATTgacctgcgtgtgtgttttttcccgATATCTCAGGCTGCAGTTGGAGGCAGCACCACTACCTGCCTGTCGGCTCCAGCTGATCTGAGTGAGAATGATTCATTTCAGCCGCCGAATAGAAAGTGTGCGTGGTTTCGAAAGGCAGAAGTGAAGCGTCCGTCTTCTCAAATGTCAGCTAAACAACCGAGGTTTCATATCGGAACTGTCTAAATGGAGGAAACGTTCGACACGACGGTAGGTTTCAAATAATGACTAATAACATTTCTTCTGTAGAGAGTCTGAAAATCTTCTCAGCACACGTTTCTGCTTATCTGGTGTGATACGTCCTTTAAGTTGAGcctgcatgttttatttgttgactGATGTGTCTCTCTTAGTTTCATACTTCAGAATGAAAAGGTGAATCGTTTAATTATCTTCTGCGTCTTCTGTTTGATTTTAGTTGAGCCTTTGGAAGAGCAGTGTGAAGTTcttgttttgatcatttttaaaaaaaatacttgatgACATTTTGGAGACGAGACAAGTGAGTTGAATTACCCACGTTTTTGTTGAATCATCTCTGACATGTTGGTTATAGCTGCACTAACACATCTGTCACTCACACTTGGAGATAAGAAGAGTGTGCAGCCTGAACTTATGCTCAATTTCTACCGTTGCTAGTTATTTGTGTCCTGACCACACTAAGAACCACTGTGCTAAATTTATCCAGGGTGGACAGCAAGTGATCTGACAAACACAGGCCACTGTTCAGTATATTAATGCAAACTAAGGTTTGTATCAGTGTTTCTAAATTGTTGGTTAATATTGAAGGTGTACTGTAAGGAAGGCCCTTTAATGATCATCAGCAGTTGTTGCACCGCTTGTTGACAACCTGTACTTATCCATAagtgtctgttttgtgtctgcAGTAATGGACAGTGAGTGGAATACCTGCAACTACAGCCACAATGTCACGTTCTTCTACAACTTTGTGGGTAAGAAGATCAGTGTGGTGTGGACGGCGCGGGACTTTGTGGTGATTGGACTTGGCCTGACAGTATGTGTCATCGTACTCCTGGCCAACCTGATGGTGATGGTGGCCATCTTCTTGAACAAACGCTTCCACTTCCCTATCTATTATCTCCTGGGCAATATGGCTGCAGCAGACCTGTTTGCAGGTATCGCCTACGCCAACCTGATGTTGAACACGGGCCCCTGGACCAGCACGCTCTCTAAAGAGCAGTGGTATATCCGAGGGGCGTTGATTGACATCAGCCTGACAGCCTCAGTGGCCAACCTGCTGGCTGTCGCAGTGGAGCGCCACCAGACCATAATCACCATGCAGCTACACAGCAAGATGACCAAGCGGCGTGTGGTGCTGCTGATAGTCTGCATCTGGGCCGTGAGCATTATCATGGGCCTGGTGCCCTCAACAGTTTGGAACTGCGAGTGTGATTTGGAGGATTGCTCCACCGTCGCACCCCTCTACAGTCGTCGCTTCCTTATCTTCTGGGCAATTCTCAACCTGCTCACATTCTTCGTCATGGCAGCCATGTACACCCGCATCTTCGTCTATGTGAGATACAAGAGCAGGTATGCGTCTGAGCACAGCTCGGAGATGCAGCACAGCCAGACTGTCGTCAACCTGATGAAAACGATCTCCATGGTTCTGGGTGAGAAGTTGTCAGTGTGTGACCCTCCACTGTTGGATGTTAGTTGTAGGCCTCATGTTTGTGAGGTTCGTTTTCCCGATTCAAATTGAACTACCACTTAAAGAGGTAGATATCCTGTTGTTGATCTGTGTTGTTTGCTACATGTACTTCCCACTTTGCCAGAAACTGGTTTTACAACTCAGTCCTTCTACGTCATCACCATGGTGTCTTAACTGTTCTTTGGAATTTTCCGTGtcacagtaaagttacatgttGTCTTCATTATCCACCTCTTTGATTGCTCAGGTGACTAATCTGCAGGAAGTAAATATGTTCTTACTGGCAGTTAAATTAGATATTAAGCAATCAAGGCACAGGTTACATCACTGCTTTTGCGTAAATTGTGACTGTCTTGATTTTTGTCTGTCTTCATTATGAACCCACATCTCTGCAGGCGCCTTCGTTATCTGCTGGACGCCGGGCCTCATGACCCTCTTACTGGACGGGCTGCTGGGTCAAGCCAGCCACGCCAACACCTATGAGAAGTTCTGTTTGTTGATGGCACAGTGCAACTCTCTGGTCAATCCCATCATCTATTCCCTGAGAGACGCCGAGATGCGCAGCACGTTCAAGTCAATCCTGTGCTGCCGGTGTGAACAGAAGACGGAGCAGTCGCGTGTGATTACCTCGCCGCTGTCAGAGAGACGGAGTTCAAACAAGGTTGTTGACCACATGAATGCAtcatatatacattttaaactcCCAGGCTTAACACAggctttattctatttttatcaGTGCCTGGGAGCTAGATTgactacaaaaacaaacaaaacaaccagtATTCTAACTATACCTCCTCAATAACTGCAGAGATTTTAGTTTCTTACATTCCCTCTCCGTGAGTCATTTAGGTTTTCACTTGCCACACCAATGCACatgatgattttcatttttacatatcGGGTACCTGGTACTAGATGGTGGACGGAATCGTGAaattcctcctctttctttgttttttttgttaatcttTGAAGTCGAGACTTTTTATCTCAACAGTGTCTGGAGGGAAAACGGTGCATTAAATGACTACAACTCACATTTTGGAGAAACAATATTAGAAAATGGGATTGAAGCTGAATAGcaaaggaaattaaaaacctgtttttcaCCCTACGTCACAAAAGTGTAAACTATGTTTTGTCTACAGGAAAATCGTGGCTGTGTCGAGAAGTCAGAAGATCAGACCgcctgacagaaacaaaacagaagacagTTGGGCAGTGATGTAGGGATGACGATGGCTGCAGGCCTAGGACATCTAACCAGC contains:
- the lpar2a gene encoding lysophosphatidic acid receptor 2a, translated to MDSEWNTCNYSHNVTFFYNFVGKKISVVWTARDFVVIGLGLTVCVIVLLANLMVMVAIFLNKRFHFPIYYLLGNMAAADLFAGIAYANLMLNTGPWTSTLSKEQWYIRGALIDISLTASVANLLAVAVERHQTIITMQLHSKMTKRRVVLLIVCIWAVSIIMGLVPSTVWNCECDLEDCSTVAPLYSRRFLIFWAILNLLTFFVMAAMYTRIFVYVRYKSRYASEHSSEMQHSQTVVNLMKTISMVLGAFVICWTPGLMTLLLDGLLGQASHANTYEKFCLLMAQCNSLVNPIIYSLRDAEMRSTFKSILCCRCEQKTEQSRVITSPLSERRSSNKENRGCVEKSEDQTA